One region of Mycolicibacterium rhodesiae NBB3 genomic DNA includes:
- a CDS encoding enoyl-CoA hydratase/isomerase family protein yields MYGMPAEIDVQADGGLRIITLNRPDDLNAVNDALHVGLAKIWEELNEDVGARAAVITGAGRAFSAGGDFNYLDELRNDEALRQKTIKHGRDLVIGMVRCRIPVIAAVNGPAVGLGCSLAALSDIVYMAETAFFADPHVSIGLVAADGGPLVWPSQISLLQAKEFAFTGIRIKAARALELGMANHVVADPLAEAIACAKKVMELPQQALESTKRLMNIQLEKSVMASLDYANLSEYVSFGTADFNKIVDGLIAKDK; encoded by the coding sequence ATGTACGGAATGCCAGCTGAAATCGACGTCCAGGCTGACGGCGGTCTGCGGATCATCACACTCAACCGTCCTGACGATCTCAATGCGGTCAATGACGCGCTGCACGTCGGTCTCGCCAAGATCTGGGAAGAGCTCAACGAGGATGTCGGTGCGCGGGCGGCGGTGATCACCGGTGCGGGACGCGCCTTTTCGGCCGGTGGTGACTTCAACTACCTGGACGAGTTGCGCAACGACGAGGCACTACGCCAGAAGACCATCAAGCACGGCCGTGACCTCGTCATCGGGATGGTGCGCTGCCGCATCCCAGTCATCGCCGCGGTCAACGGTCCGGCCGTCGGGCTGGGCTGCAGCTTGGCCGCGCTGTCGGACATCGTCTACATGGCCGAGACGGCGTTCTTCGCCGATCCGCACGTCTCGATCGGCCTGGTGGCCGCGGATGGCGGCCCGCTGGTATGGCCGTCGCAGATAAGTCTGTTGCAGGCCAAGGAGTTCGCATTCACCGGGATACGGATCAAGGCCGCGCGGGCGCTCGAGCTGGGCATGGCCAACCACGTCGTCGCCGACCCACTCGCCGAGGCCATCGCATGTGCGAAGAAGGTCATGGAGTTGCCGCAGCAGGCGCTCGAAAGCACCAAGCGGCTGATGAACATCCAACTCGAGAAGTCGGTGATGGCGTCGCTGGACTACGCGAACCTGTCCGAATACGTCTCGTTCGGGACTGCGGACTTCAACAAGATCGTCGACGGGCTGATCGCGAAGGACAAGTAG
- a CDS encoding IS30 family transposase yields the protein MRAGASVTQAALGAGVSEIAGRRWVKQAGYVPRTTVPIAAAEVLTVVDGSARCRPALTFTERCRLEMLLENGYTAAQLVDLLGRHQDTISREIARGQTASGYRARVGQDVADANRKRPKVRKLVRNPALLAEVLQGLQQRCSPEQIAGRLRLDFPDDSEMWVSHETIYQGLYVQLRGELTKDLKSALRTGRIKRKPHGRNQIAERRRFKEGMVSITERPAEADDRAIPGHWEGDLIMGSANASAIGTLVERTTGFVLLLHLPVDHTAETVAAAMTAKIVEIPEILRRSLTWDQGTEMAQHSAITKATGLPIYFCDPHSPWQRATNENTNGLLRQYFPKGTDLSFWGPGFLDQVATELNGRPRKRHGFRTPAEELHRLLSNPSAYAAATA from the coding sequence ATGAGAGCTGGGGCGTCAGTGACGCAGGCTGCGCTCGGCGCCGGCGTGTCGGAGATCGCCGGCCGACGCTGGGTCAAACAGGCTGGTTATGTGCCCAGAACCACAGTTCCCATCGCTGCAGCCGAGGTTCTTACCGTCGTCGATGGGAGTGCTCGCTGTCGTCCTGCGTTGACATTCACCGAGCGATGCCGTCTGGAGATGCTGCTGGAGAACGGCTACACGGCTGCGCAATTGGTGGATCTACTGGGCCGGCATCAAGACACGATCAGTCGGGAGATCGCCCGGGGACAGACCGCGTCGGGGTATCGCGCCAGAGTCGGTCAAGACGTGGCCGATGCCAATCGGAAGCGACCCAAAGTGCGCAAGCTGGTCAGGAATCCGGCACTGCTGGCCGAGGTTCTGCAAGGCTTGCAACAGCGGTGCAGCCCGGAGCAGATCGCGGGTCGTCTGCGACTGGACTTTCCCGACGATTCGGAGATGTGGGTGTCCCACGAAACGATCTACCAGGGTCTCTACGTTCAACTGCGCGGCGAGTTGACCAAAGACCTCAAGTCGGCATTGCGGACCGGTCGGATCAAGCGAAAGCCACACGGACGCAATCAGATAGCTGAGCGGAGACGGTTCAAAGAGGGCATGGTCAGTATCACCGAACGCCCCGCTGAGGCCGATGACCGCGCCATCCCCGGACACTGGGAAGGCGACCTGATCATGGGCAGCGCCAACGCCAGCGCGATCGGCACCCTGGTGGAACGCACGACCGGTTTTGTCCTGCTTCTGCATCTGCCCGTCGATCACACTGCCGAGACCGTCGCTGCCGCGATGACCGCCAAGATCGTGGAGATCCCCGAAATACTGCGTCGCTCGCTGACCTGGGACCAAGGCACCGAAATGGCCCAACACAGCGCGATCACCAAAGCCACCGGTCTGCCGATCTACTTCTGCGATCCGCACAGCCCCTGGCAACGTGCCACCAACGAGAACACCAACGGCTTACTGCGTCAGTACTTCCCGAAAGGGACTGACCTGTCGTTCTGGGGACCCGGGTTCCTCGATCAAGTAGCCACCGAGCTCAACGGACGGCCCCGCAAACGCCACGGGTTCCGCACACCCGCCGAAGAACTCCACCGACTACTCTCAAACCCGTCCGCATACGCTGCAGCCACCGCCTGA